One window of Quercus robur chromosome 5, dhQueRobu3.1, whole genome shotgun sequence genomic DNA carries:
- the LOC126726153 gene encoding cell wall protein RBR3-like isoform X1 produces the protein MHEYWQAVMISFGQELFGGCGFSLIPLEGLLAIISANPRLLLLTKSMVVYVRKQSRSAIFELQEKEKGWCLYAGEFPLGWEKKIKVVNLPIPLKKGLVSQTAKPKSAKRDDDSFKTCSDLVSYEGSLPPIGNIVLKSSPPPSFRTYSSRRSTVSKPKPSTPRPSVDAPPSSRTRGSKRKTSPPAPSDTAVRRSKHKEDISATRPILLDEPKFEVDPEPLSVYHPTSEEAPTTVSASMEGFFNRANVVAKAMASASATTAQEAPTKALVPPSEPVPAEESTHTRKVFSGESAPILAEFPTPQKEITSTGTSQTESTSSATPLVVFASDPLIALSQAVKDGSSLVVTPSSIPSLPPKDLMRTCLQMGSQRRSLRTPRMNPS, from the exons ATGCACGAGTATTGGCAGGCCGTGATGATTTCTTTTGGCCAGGAATTGTTTGGTGGCTGTGGGTTTAGTCTCATCCCTCTTGAGGGCCTTCTTGCCATTATTTCTGCCAACCCACGATTGTTGCTTCTCACCAAGTCCATGGTAGTGTATGTTAGGAAGCAGAGTAGGTCTGCTATATTTGAGTTGCAGGAGAAGGAGAAGGGATGGTGTTTATATGCTGGTGAGTTTCCTCTGGGTtgggagaagaagataaaggtGGTGAACCTTCCTATACCTTTGAAGAAGGGCTTGGTGTCTCAGACCGCCAAGCCTAAGTCTGCCAAGAGAGATGATGACTCTTTCAAGACTTGTTCTGATCTTGTTTCATATGAGGGAAGCCTTCCCCCTATAGGCAACATAGTTCTCAAGAgctctcctcctccttcttttcgTACCTATTCCAGTAGGCGTTCGACTGTAAGCAAGCCTAAGCCTTCTACTCCAAGGCCATCCGTGGATGCTCCTCCTTCTAGTAGGACTCGTGGCAGTAAAAGGAAGACATCTCCACCAGCCCCATCTGACACTGCCGTGAGGAGA TCTAAGCACAAGGAGGACATTTCAGCCACTCGCCCTATACTACTTGATGAGCCCAAGTTTGAG GTTGATCCCGAACCCCTCTCTGTTTATCACCCCACGAGTGAGGAGGCTCCTACGACTGTTAGTGCATCTATGGAGGGCTTCTTTAACAGGGCAAATGTCGTGGCTAAGGCTATGGCTTCTGCTTCTGCTACTACTGCACAAGAAGCTCCTACCAAGGCTCTAGTCCCTCCATCTGAGCCTGTTCCTGCCGAGGAGAGTACCCACACCAGGAAAGTTTTTAGTGGTGAGTCTGCTCCTATTCTTGCTGAATTCCCTACTCCTCAAAAGGAAATTACTTCTACAGGCACATCCCAGACCGAGAGTACCTCTTCAGCTACTCCCCTAGTCGTATTTGCTAGTGACCCCTTAATTGCCCTTTCCCAGGCCGTGAAAGATGGTTCTTCCTTGGTGGTCACTCCATCTTCAATCCCTAGTTTGCCACCCAAGGACCTAATGCGAACTTGTCTTCAGATGGGGAGTCAAAGGAGGTCCTTGAGGACTCCGAGGATGAACCCGTCATGA
- the LOC126726153 gene encoding uncharacterized protein LOC126726153 isoform X2, with amino-acid sequence MHEYWQAVMISFGQELFGGCGFSLIPLEGLLAIISANPRLLLLTKSMVVYVRKQSRSAIFELQEKEKGWCLYAGEFPLGWEKKIKVVNLPIPLKKGLVSQTAKPKSAKRDDDSFKTCSDLVSYEGSLPPIGNIVLKSSPPPSFRTYSSRRSTVSKPKPSTPRPSVDAPPSSRTRGSKRKTSPPAPSDTAVRRSKHKEDISATRPILLDEPKFEVDPEPLSVYHPTSEEAPTTVSASMEGFFNRANVVAKAMASASATTAQEAPTKALVPPSEPVPAEESTHTRKVFSGRERWFFLGGHSIFNP; translated from the exons ATGCACGAGTATTGGCAGGCCGTGATGATTTCTTTTGGCCAGGAATTGTTTGGTGGCTGTGGGTTTAGTCTCATCCCTCTTGAGGGCCTTCTTGCCATTATTTCTGCCAACCCACGATTGTTGCTTCTCACCAAGTCCATGGTAGTGTATGTTAGGAAGCAGAGTAGGTCTGCTATATTTGAGTTGCAGGAGAAGGAGAAGGGATGGTGTTTATATGCTGGTGAGTTTCCTCTGGGTtgggagaagaagataaaggtGGTGAACCTTCCTATACCTTTGAAGAAGGGCTTGGTGTCTCAGACCGCCAAGCCTAAGTCTGCCAAGAGAGATGATGACTCTTTCAAGACTTGTTCTGATCTTGTTTCATATGAGGGAAGCCTTCCCCCTATAGGCAACATAGTTCTCAAGAgctctcctcctccttcttttcgTACCTATTCCAGTAGGCGTTCGACTGTAAGCAAGCCTAAGCCTTCTACTCCAAGGCCATCCGTGGATGCTCCTCCTTCTAGTAGGACTCGTGGCAGTAAAAGGAAGACATCTCCACCAGCCCCATCTGACACTGCCGTGAGGAGA TCTAAGCACAAGGAGGACATTTCAGCCACTCGCCCTATACTACTTGATGAGCCCAAGTTTGAG GTTGATCCCGAACCCCTCTCTGTTTATCACCCCACGAGTGAGGAGGCTCCTACGACTGTTAGTGCATCTATGGAGGGCTTCTTTAACAGGGCAAATGTCGTGGCTAAGGCTATGGCTTCTGCTTCTGCTACTACTGCACAAGAAGCTCCTACCAAGGCTCTAGTCCCTCCATCTGAGCCTGTTCCTGCCGAGGAGAGTACCCACACCAGGAAAGTTTTTAGTG GCCGTGAAAGATGGTTCTTCCTTGGTGGTCACTCCATCTTCAATCCCTAG